A genomic segment from Halorubrum depositum encodes:
- a CDS encoding ATPase, T2SS/T4P/T4SS family — translation MATEDAERSPQSPEEATDGTASDPPVARGRYSWRAFLNDRGRADAAAELYADVGVEPVVPASAVAAHAEDGADGVLRAPGVDEPFVADGDTPVSGHGTPDAGTLVVGADHVVLSGDAVVPDGTSTAAVDPGAFASEPEADPDATTERDEPEESTERGDADDSAEAPDAEVAGESADDPEADDEPHPDDEASATDPDGTDDETDGTDDETDGTDDETDRTDDETDDEDRLAVGGGGVSGTVAVAAADVETVPRRAPTAEEWARVDVDPSEFLGFDPSETAYRVRAAAAVGDVLWDLCSARYDLYSVPVLKGYYTWDDYRDEYFLDEEGNPPMDEDDEPLEFTHEDKTEALGFDPDRTEDLLGAGGSAAAELADLVDERTVNVNPEVDEDAFFSTAAGDTTLANRYDLEKAVPMPKKTHFREIERYWVNEPYAFVIVFRSTKENEVKYYAVQPYRTEIETDLVEFLTGKLRTSIKYADEAIAGGDEEFRKEVIVDEALTLLDRYDLYEREAGDRGVIDDLVDDAVDRFGFDVTEGIAARITESLGYEPPAEPDAESAPAKILARPEPAVLAEDPETLSDHQVEKLLYYLKRDFIGYERIDPIKYDINVEDISCDGYNSPVFVYHSDYEQIITNVYHETDELDDFVVKLAQRSGKGISKRRPQVDATLPDGSRAQLTLGREVSDHGTNYTIRQFNEIPFTPIDLINWKTFSLDEMAFLWLSIENHKSLIFAGGTASGKTTSLNAVSLFIPSNAKIVSIEDTREVELPQRNWIASVTRPSFSDDDKGDIDEFDLLEAALRQRPDYIVMGEIRGEEGRTAFQVMSTGHTTYTTFHADTVGEVLKRFTTEPINVSKTMFTALDLVSVQTSTRVQGKKVRRNKSLTEINHYDAENDEINVQDVFQWQAETDEFLQMGDSNTLEDIMFDRGWGRETLNEELRKRRVVLAYLIDRGLNSYAQVAATFQAFINDPETVLALMANEGLERSLEDLREMESVLINVDRDKEEMVPRPEPDEAGRAEVERILADAEDLFAEYRGRMPDSVADALLDVTPAADVEATPDDDREALAETARDAAALHPDAAGPERPDRVADGESAPLDGTAAEAVTTEPVATETTTADGSSTDGSSTDDFDGVADASPVDGSPGVGPSDRSRASGEPASATGTEATNGSSPGDGLRDVTDADPAAGSGAIDFDEPFEEGIDVLDPAAADGDEGDPDGDTEGDDAAAEGEDEAESDEGAESDEGAESDDGPTVERDDGPTVERDDDAEGDDDIGDWGFGTVESPEER, via the coding sequence ATGGCAACCGAGGACGCCGAGCGCTCGCCGCAGTCGCCAGAGGAGGCGACCGACGGGACGGCGTCCGACCCGCCCGTCGCGAGGGGACGGTACTCGTGGCGGGCGTTCCTGAACGATCGCGGCCGCGCCGACGCCGCGGCGGAGCTGTACGCCGACGTCGGCGTGGAACCGGTCGTCCCGGCGAGCGCCGTCGCCGCGCACGCCGAGGACGGCGCCGACGGCGTGCTCCGCGCGCCCGGCGTCGACGAGCCGTTCGTGGCCGACGGCGACACCCCGGTCTCCGGTCACGGGACGCCGGACGCGGGGACGCTCGTCGTGGGCGCCGACCACGTCGTTCTCAGCGGCGACGCCGTGGTCCCCGACGGGACGTCGACGGCGGCGGTGGACCCCGGCGCGTTCGCGTCGGAGCCGGAGGCGGATCCGGACGCGACGACCGAGAGGGACGAGCCGGAGGAATCGACCGAAAGGGGCGACGCTGACGACTCCGCTGAAGCGCCTGATGCGGAAGTGGCCGGGGAGTCTGCGGACGACCCCGAAGCCGACGACGAACCCCATCCCGACGACGAGGCGTCTGCGACCGACCCGGACGGGACGGACGACGAAACGGACGGGACGGACGACGAAACGGACGGGACGGACGACGAAACGGACCGGACGGACGACGAAACGGACGATGAGGACCGGCTCGCGGTCGGGGGCGGCGGCGTGTCCGGGACGGTCGCCGTCGCGGCCGCCGACGTCGAGACGGTCCCGCGGCGCGCGCCGACCGCGGAGGAGTGGGCCCGCGTCGACGTCGACCCGAGCGAGTTCCTCGGCTTCGACCCCTCGGAGACGGCGTACCGGGTCCGGGCGGCCGCGGCCGTCGGCGACGTCCTCTGGGACCTGTGTTCGGCCCGGTACGACCTCTACTCGGTGCCGGTCCTGAAGGGGTACTACACGTGGGACGATTACCGCGACGAGTACTTCCTCGACGAGGAGGGGAACCCGCCGATGGACGAGGACGACGAGCCGCTGGAGTTCACCCACGAGGACAAGACCGAGGCGCTCGGGTTCGACCCCGATCGGACCGAGGATCTGCTGGGCGCGGGCGGGAGCGCCGCCGCCGAACTCGCCGACCTGGTCGACGAGCGCACGGTGAACGTGAACCCCGAGGTCGACGAGGACGCGTTCTTCTCGACGGCCGCGGGCGACACCACGCTCGCGAACCGGTACGACCTGGAGAAGGCGGTGCCGATGCCGAAGAAGACCCACTTCCGCGAGATCGAGCGCTACTGGGTGAACGAGCCGTACGCGTTCGTGATCGTGTTCCGCTCGACGAAGGAGAACGAGGTGAAGTACTACGCCGTCCAGCCGTACCGGACCGAGATCGAGACGGACCTCGTCGAGTTCCTGACGGGGAAGCTCCGCACCTCGATCAAGTACGCCGACGAGGCGATCGCGGGGGGCGACGAGGAGTTCCGCAAGGAGGTGATCGTCGACGAGGCGCTCACCCTGCTCGACCGGTACGACCTCTACGAGCGCGAGGCCGGCGACCGGGGGGTGATCGACGACCTCGTCGACGACGCGGTCGACCGGTTCGGGTTCGACGTCACGGAGGGGATCGCCGCTCGGATCACGGAGTCGCTCGGCTACGAACCCCCCGCGGAGCCGGACGCGGAGTCGGCGCCGGCGAAGATCCTCGCTCGCCCCGAGCCGGCGGTGCTGGCCGAGGACCCGGAGACGCTGTCGGACCACCAGGTGGAGAAGCTCCTGTACTACCTCAAGCGAGACTTCATCGGCTACGAGCGGATCGACCCGATCAAGTACGACATCAACGTGGAGGACATCTCCTGTGACGGGTACAACTCCCCGGTCTTCGTCTACCACTCCGACTACGAGCAGATCATCACCAACGTCTACCACGAGACCGACGAGCTCGACGACTTCGTCGTGAAGCTCGCGCAGCGCTCCGGAAAGGGGATCTCGAAGCGGCGCCCGCAGGTGGACGCCACTCTCCCGGACGGCTCCCGCGCCCAGCTGACGCTCGGCCGAGAGGTGTCGGACCACGGGACGAACTACACTATCCGGCAGTTCAACGAGATCCCGTTCACGCCGATCGACCTGATCAACTGGAAGACGTTCTCGCTCGACGAGATGGCGTTCCTCTGGCTCTCGATCGAGAACCACAAGAGCCTGATCTTCGCTGGCGGTACCGCCTCCGGGAAGACGACGAGCCTGAACGCGGTCTCCCTCTTCATCCCCTCGAACGCGAAGATCGTCTCCATCGAGGACACCCGCGAGGTCGAGCTCCCCCAGCGCAACTGGATCGCCTCCGTCACGCGCCCCTCCTTCTCCGACGACGACAAGGGCGACATCGACGAGTTCGACTTACTGGAGGCCGCGCTCCGCCAGCGCCCCGACTACATCGTGATGGGCGAGATCCGCGGCGAGGAGGGCCGGACCGCCTTCCAGGTGATGTCGACCGGCCACACCACCTACACCACCTTCCACGCCGACACGGTCGGGGAGGTGCTCAAGCGGTTCACCACTGAGCCGATCAACGTCTCGAAGACGATGTTCACGGCCCTCGATCTGGTCTCCGTCCAGACGTCGACTCGGGTGCAGGGGAAGAAGGTGCGCCGGAACAAGTCGCTGACCGAGATCAACCACTACGACGCCGAGAACGACGAGATCAACGTCCAGGACGTGTTCCAGTGGCAGGCGGAGACGGACGAGTTCCTCCAGATGGGCGACTCGAACACCCTCGAGGACATCATGTTCGACCGCGGCTGGGGCCGCGAGACGCTGAACGAGGAGCTCCGGAAGCGCCGGGTCGTGTTGGCGTACCTCATCGACCGAGGGCTCAACAGCTACGCGCAGGTGGCCGCGACGTTCCAGGCGTTCATCAACGACCCGGAGACGGTGCTCGCGCTGATGGCCAACGAGGGGCTCGAGCGCTCGCTGGAGGACCTCCGAGAGATGGAGTCCGTCCTCATCAACGTCGACCGCGACAAGGAGGAGATGGTGCCCCGACCGGAGCCGGACGAGGCGGGCCGCGCGGAGGTCGAGCGGATCCTCGCCGACGCCGAGGACCTGTTCGCCGAGTACCGCGGCCGGATGCCCGACTCCGTCGCCGACGCGCTGCTCGACGTGACGCCCGCCGCCGACGTGGAAGCGACGCCGGACGACGACCGCGAGGCGCTCGCGGAGACGGCCCGCGATGCGGCGGCGCTCCACCCGGACGCGGCCGGTCCCGAACGCCCCGACCGCGTCGCGGATGGCGAGAGCGCGCCGCTCGACGGAACGGCGGCAGAGGCGGTGACGACCGAGCCGGTGGCGACCGAGACGACGACGGCTGACGGATCGTCGACCGACGGATCGTCGACTGACGACTTCGACGGGGTCGCCGACGCGAGCCCGGTCGACGGGAGCCCCGGCGTCGGGCCGAGCGATCGGTCCCGGGCGTCGGGCGAACCGGCGAGCGCGACCGGGACTGAGGCGACTAACGGCTCGTCTCCGGGGGACGGCCTCCGAGACGTGACCGACGCCGATCCGGCCGCCGGAAGCGGCGCGATCGACTTCGACGAGCCGTTCGAGGAGGGGATCGACGTGCTGGATCCGGCCGCCGCCGACGGTGACGAAGGCGATCCGGACGGCGACACCGAGGGCGACGACGCGGCGGCGGAAGGCGAGGACGAAGCGGAGAGCGACGAGGGGGCGGAGAGCGACGAGGGGGCGGAGAGCGACGACGGGCCGACCGTCGAGCGCGACGACGGGCCGACCGTCGAGCGCGACGACGACGCGGAGGGCGACGACGACATCGGCGACTGGGGGTTCGGCACGGTCGAATCCCCGGAGGAGCGGTAG
- a CDS encoding DUF1405 domain-containing protein has product MAPSDDVPLRRALGRLRRPAVRRRVRAAIAEELLGTPRSLGVVLAFVAFMLAVGAGYYAPTAGDVPVPLWPLYADSAVAVALGGAVLLTLVPTVRAGGSVVADAPASRPLAYLQTLAFVWLVTFGLWPLVSLNLAFSQYVAAPDAWIYYWGVLGTHLCFVGLALLFPAFGRTTRGALALALALAVGNVALDYGMGYHPPLLYEPGPLLAGATLAIAGFAVWLAWRSFPRLGETD; this is encoded by the coding sequence GTGGCACCCTCAGACGACGTTCCGCTCCGCCGCGCGCTCGGTCGCCTCCGGCGGCCGGCGGTCCGCCGCCGCGTCCGCGCGGCGATCGCCGAGGAGCTGCTCGGCACTCCCCGGAGCCTGGGCGTCGTGCTCGCGTTCGTCGCGTTCATGCTCGCGGTCGGCGCCGGCTACTACGCCCCGACCGCCGGCGACGTGCCGGTCCCGCTGTGGCCGCTGTACGCGGACTCGGCGGTCGCGGTCGCGCTCGGCGGGGCGGTCCTGCTGACGCTCGTGCCGACGGTTCGGGCGGGCGGGAGCGTCGTCGCCGACGCCCCCGCGTCGCGACCGCTGGCGTACCTTCAGACGCTCGCGTTCGTCTGGCTGGTCACGTTCGGCCTCTGGCCGCTGGTCTCGCTGAACCTCGCCTTCTCGCAGTACGTCGCAGCCCCCGACGCGTGGATCTACTACTGGGGCGTGCTCGGCACGCACCTCTGTTTCGTCGGGCTCGCGCTGCTGTTCCCGGCGTTCGGTCGAACGACCCGCGGCGCGCTCGCACTCGCGCTCGCGCTGGCCGTCGGGAACGTCGCCCTCGATTACGGGATGGGGTATCACCCGCCCCTCCTGTACGAGCCCGGACCGCTGCTCGCGGGCGCGACGCTCGCGATTGCCGGGTTCGCGGTGTGGCTCGCGTGGCGATCGTTCCCGCGGCTGGGCGAGACTGATTAA
- a CDS encoding Sec-independent protein translocase subunit TatA/TatB — translation MVSAIPLIGGIPAGPELLIILLVLVLLFGANKIPKLARSTGQAMGEFKKGREEVEDELKQMQEGDEESAVDADSTVDADEDEELEDLETEKETSA, via the coding sequence ATGGTAAGTGCGATTCCACTGATCGGCGGCATCCCGGCGGGCCCGGAGCTCCTCATCATCCTGCTCGTGCTGGTCCTCCTGTTCGGGGCGAACAAGATTCCGAAGCTCGCTCGGTCGACCGGCCAGGCGATGGGCGAGTTCAAGAAGGGACGCGAGGAGGTAGAGGACGAACTGAAACAGATGCAAGAGGGCGACGAGGAGTCGGCGGTCGACGCGGACTCGACGGTCGACGCCGACGAGGACGAGGAGCTCGAGGACCTCGAGACCGAGAAAGAGACGAGCGCGTAG
- a CDS encoding redoxin domain-containing protein yields MTTVGDDAPDFTASLVDGDIEPFRLDDRLGDEPVVLAFFPAAFSNTCTDEMEALRDEFDRGDCTLFGVSTDLPHALAAYRTQYELPFGLVGDPDHRAIEAYDVIEDFEHYGVETVAQRAVFVIDGDGVVTYRWLAEHSGQEPDYDALDEAVDEAADEAAA; encoded by the coding sequence ATGACGACAGTCGGCGACGACGCCCCCGACTTCACCGCCTCGCTCGTTGACGGCGACATCGAACCGTTCCGGCTGGACGACCGCCTCGGCGACGAGCCCGTGGTGCTCGCCTTCTTCCCGGCCGCCTTCTCGAACACCTGCACCGACGAGATGGAGGCGCTCCGCGACGAGTTCGACCGCGGCGACTGCACCCTGTTCGGCGTGAGCACCGATCTCCCGCACGCGCTCGCGGCCTACCGGACGCAGTACGAGCTCCCGTTCGGGCTCGTGGGCGACCCCGACCACCGCGCGATCGAGGCGTACGACGTCATCGAGGACTTCGAACACTACGGCGTCGAGACGGTCGCGCAGCGGGCCGTCTTCGTGATCGACGGCGACGGCGTCGTGACGTACCGCTGGCTCGCGGAGCACTCGGGACAGGAACCGGACTACGACGCGCTCGACGAGGCGGTCGACGAGGCGGCCGACGAGGCGGCGGCGTAG
- a CDS encoding AMP-binding protein — MDEYEGIDEVVHEPREAFAESTNVAAFMREYGIDDYEALIERTTSEVPGEPASGVDWFWDEIVDYLDIEFYSEYDEVRDDTDGPQFTDWYPGGEINVAHNVVDRHAAVDSPNRNRVALIWEGEPGDVREVTFHELARQTNRVANYLETVGVETGDTVGLYMPMVPEVVSILYGCLKVGAIAVPIFSGFGTDAVATRIADAEPAVMFTGDGFYRRGSEVRLKATADEAIADAGHVEHAVVYDRLGATPAGDADAGSVDGDSEDPVPWDSDRDATWDEAIASQSTDYETKRLPSDQESMLLYSSGTTGEPKGIVHTHAGVLTQCAKEIHFGFDQKPADRFFWVSDIGWMMGPWTLIGNHAFGGTVMMYEGAPDHPEPDRFWELIDRHGITQFGISPTAIRALRKHGSRQTASDEPSDSDGVGDDEWVEGHDLSSLRILGSTGEPWDPESWRWFYDAVGGGDCPIINISGGTEICGCFLMPMPNQPLKPCTLGGPGLGMDVDIVDESGESVRDEGERGYLVARDSCPSMTKSLWSGDERYLEEYWSTWEGLWDHGDFAQRDADGFWLLHGRADDALNVAGRKVGPAEIEGVLIDHDAVNQAAAVGVPDDTTGTAVVAYVVLEPGVKPSDGLREELRELVGEEHGKPFRPRELLFVDAFPKTQSGKIIRRAIESVYRGEDPGDLSSMENPESLADLRDAA, encoded by the coding sequence ATGGACGAGTACGAGGGGATAGACGAGGTCGTACACGAGCCGCGCGAGGCGTTCGCCGAGTCGACGAACGTCGCCGCGTTCATGCGCGAGTACGGGATCGACGACTACGAGGCGCTGATCGAGCGCACCACCTCGGAAGTCCCGGGCGAGCCGGCGTCCGGCGTCGACTGGTTCTGGGACGAGATCGTCGACTACCTCGACATCGAGTTTTATAGCGAGTACGACGAAGTCCGCGATGACACCGACGGCCCGCAGTTCACCGACTGGTACCCCGGCGGCGAGATCAACGTCGCCCACAACGTCGTCGACCGCCACGCCGCGGTCGACTCGCCGAACCGGAACCGGGTCGCGCTGATCTGGGAGGGCGAGCCCGGCGACGTCCGCGAGGTCACCTTCCACGAATTGGCCCGGCAGACGAACCGCGTCGCCAACTACCTGGAGACCGTCGGCGTCGAGACCGGCGACACCGTCGGGCTGTACATGCCGATGGTGCCCGAGGTCGTCTCGATCCTCTACGGCTGCCTGAAAGTCGGCGCGATCGCGGTCCCGATCTTCTCCGGCTTCGGCACCGACGCGGTGGCGACCCGGATCGCCGACGCCGAGCCGGCGGTCATGTTCACCGGCGACGGCTTCTACCGCCGCGGGAGCGAGGTCCGGCTGAAGGCGACCGCCGACGAGGCGATCGCGGACGCGGGCCACGTCGAGCACGCGGTGGTGTACGACCGACTGGGCGCGACGCCCGCGGGCGACGCCGACGCCGGGAGCGTCGACGGCGACTCCGAAGACCCGGTCCCGTGGGACTCCGACCGCGACGCCACGTGGGACGAGGCGATCGCGTCGCAGTCGACCGACTACGAGACGAAGCGGCTCCCGAGCGACCAGGAGTCCATGCTGCTGTACTCCTCGGGGACGACGGGCGAGCCGAAGGGGATCGTCCACACACACGCGGGCGTCCTCACGCAGTGCGCGAAGGAGATCCACTTCGGCTTCGACCAGAAGCCCGCCGACCGGTTCTTTTGGGTGAGCGACATCGGCTGGATGATGGGGCCGTGGACGCTGATCGGGAACCACGCCTTCGGCGGGACCGTGATGATGTACGAGGGCGCGCCCGACCACCCCGAGCCCGACCGGTTCTGGGAGCTGATCGACCGACACGGGATCACCCAGTTCGGCATCTCGCCGACCGCGATCCGGGCGCTCCGCAAGCACGGCAGCCGTCAGACTGCGTCTGACGAGCCGTCCGACTCCGATGGAGTCGGAGACGACGAGTGGGTCGAGGGGCACGACCTCTCATCGCTCCGAATCTTAGGCTCCACCGGCGAGCCGTGGGACCCGGAGTCGTGGCGGTGGTTCTACGACGCTGTCGGCGGCGGCGACTGCCCGATAATAAACATCTCCGGCGGCACGGAGATCTGCGGCTGCTTCCTGATGCCGATGCCGAACCAACCCCTCAAACCCTGCACGCTCGGCGGTCCGGGGCTCGGGATGGACGTCGACATCGTCGACGAGAGCGGCGAGTCGGTGAGAGACGAGGGAGAGCGCGGCTACCTCGTCGCCCGCGACTCCTGCCCGTCCATGACGAAGTCGCTGTGGTCCGGCGACGAGCGCTACCTCGAGGAGTACTGGTCGACGTGGGAAGGCCTCTGGGACCACGGCGACTTCGCGCAGAGGGACGCGGACGGCTTCTGGCTCCTCCACGGGCGCGCCGACGACGCGCTCAACGTCGCCGGCCGCAAGGTCGGCCCGGCCGAGATCGAGGGCGTGCTCATCGATCACGACGCCGTCAACCAGGCGGCCGCGGTGGGCGTCCCGGACGACACCACCGGCACCGCGGTGGTCGCGTACGTCGTCCTCGAACCCGGCGTCAAGCCCAGCGACGGGCTCCGCGAGGAGCTGCGCGAGCTGGTCGGCGAGGAACACGGCAAGCCGTTCCGGCCGCGCGAGCTCCTGTTCGTCGACGCCTTCCCGAAGACGCAGTCCGGGAAGATCATCCGGCGCGCGATCGAGTCGGTGTACAGGGGCGAGGACCCCGGCGACCTCTCCTCGATGGAGAACCCGGAGTCGCTGGCGGACCTCCGCGACGCGGCCTGA